GATTCAATGATAAAGACACCCTTTTTTATTTCTCCCTGATCGATAATCAGATCCCCTTTTTGATACTGGCGTCTTTCCATTTTTGGTGTTAGTAGTGCTAGGTGTTTTTCTTCAAACACTTCAAAAAATGGTGACTGCATTAAAAACAAGATGGAATCTGATGGGGTTTCAGATTCATAAGTAAGAAAACCGTTAGTTGAAGGTTGGTATGTTATGGCTGCAGTGGTAACCTGACCTGACGAAAATAATCCACTTGTATCACTGATGAATTTGCTGGAGTGGAGATTGATAAAATTGAAAAATTTAGTGGCCAGTCTTGGATTTTGCTCTAAGGTAGCAATGAGCAATTGAGTTTCCCATTGAATGAGCTTGGCCGACTCCGTTGCGACGACAGCAGAGGTTTCATTTCTAAAGGGTGAAATAAATGCATCCATTCCAATGGGTGCAAAGGGTGAATGGCTTTTCCCTGCCAAAATCTCCTCGCTATCATTAGCCAACAGTTGATGAAAATGTACGGTACCTTCTAGCAGAAGATAGAAATGTGCTACCCGTTCAAATTGTTTTTTTAAGGAGGTGCCTTTTTCGTATGTGACTACTTGGGCAATATCACTTAATTCAAGAATTGCTTGAGGTAGTAGATTATTCATTAGTTGACTTGATTTAATTATCAATGAAACAACCTAATTGTTGAAATATTGATCAGTAAAATTGATTTTAATTGAATAATGGATGGTTGTTTGTATGATTTTTTAAAAATATCAAAAATGAGCAGAATATTTTGATAATTGAATGTGTTTTTTCGCAGTTAACTAGAGTTAAGTACTGAATAACAATTCATTTGTTAGCAGTATCTGAAGCAAAATGCTTACTTGAATAATCAAAATTGTGGAAGAGCAATATCCAGCCGCTTCTCATTTACCAATTAGGTGGTTTAGAGAGATAAGTGGTGAAACTTTGAAAAGTTCATTGAGGAAACTTGAATCTGGTGCTAACGATAGTCGAAAGCACCTCTGACTATACTGTTGGATATAATCAAGTGTGATTGGAAGGGATGAGTGAGACTCATCCCTTCACTTTGTATCATAAATATGAAGAGGAGATAGCGAATTTTATACCACCTTAGGATACAAATCTTAATCCTGTCATTGTGCTATCGATTCATGTTGTCAAAGCGAAACTCCTCTTTTCCACGGAATGAAATCTTCCTGATTCATCAGTACGGCTTTGGACTGAATTTCTCCACTGGCAATTTTGATGACCTGATCGAGCATTTCTTCGCCCATTTCTGGAATACTTTTTTTCCCTTCGATCACCTCGCCTGTATTGATGTCTATGATATCTGGCATACGCTCTGCCAATTTCGAATTCGAAGACACTTTCAAGATCGGTGCAATCGGATTGCCTGTAGGCGTGCCTAGGCCTGTGGTAAAGAGCACCACATTGGCTCCAGAGCCTACGAGACCGGTCGTCGATTCCACGTCATTGCCAGGCGTGCAGAGCAGGCTCAAGCCGGGCTCGTTTGCGTACTCGGTATAGTCTAATACATCTACCACGGGTGAAGTGCCGCCTTTTTTAGCCGCTCCGGCAGATTTCATGGCGTCTGTGATCAGACCGTCTTTGATGTTGCCGGGCGAAGGATTCATGTCGAAGCCAGAGCCGACATCTTCCGCCGCTTTGGCGTAGGCCCGCATCAGTTTGATGAATTTTTCGGCATGTGCTGGATTGTTCGTTCTGTTGATCAACTCCTGCTCTACGCCACAGAGTTCTGGAAACTCAGACAATATCGCTTTGCCTCCCAAAGCAGTTATCATATCCGAAACATGACCCAAAGTGGGATTGGCAGAAATGCCCGAAAATCCATCAGACCCACCACATTCCAATCCGATGGTGAGTTTGGATAGCGGTGCTGGCTGTCGCTCTATTTTGTTGGCTTCGATCAGTCCTTTGAATGTTTCCTTAATCGCTCCTTCGATCAAGTCGGTTTCTTTGCCCATCTCTTGCTGATCAAAAATCAGCAAAGGTTTCGTCAGCGTACCAGAAGCATCGGCTATGGCACTTTGTAGTGTGCTTACCTGTGCATTTTGGCACCCAAGACTCAGCACAGTTGCTCCTGCCACATTGGGGTTTTTCAGGTACCCGGCCAGCAAACGACACAGCGTATCGCTGTCCTCACGAGTGCCACCACATCCCGCTTGGTGCGTGATGAATTTGATTTTTACATTTTCGAATACGTGATTTTTGGCCTGGCCATTGGAGGAGGCTAATTTGATTTCATCAAACGAAGCGCCACTGGTGTATTGATTGACCAAACTGCTCGCAAAGTCACTGTATGCATTGGACTGTTCGTAGCCCAGCGCTTTTTCAAATGCCTTTTTAATGGTGAGGATATTTCTGTTTTCACAGAATACCAAAGGAAATACAAGCCACACATTATCTGTGCCCACTTGTCCGTCGGCACGGTGATAGCCATTGAAAGTGCGATTGGTGAATTTACTCACGTCAGGGGCGGTCCATTGAAACGCGCCGTTGGTTTTGCCAGAAAATTCGGTGGCCTTATGCGCCGTGTTTTCTACAGTGATGGCTTGCCCTTGTTTGATGTCGTGCTTGGCCGTACCTACCACCAGGCCATACATGTACATTTCTTCACCTTTGGCAAAATCGTGTAGTGCAAATTTATGTTTGGCCTGAATGCTTTGCTGTAGCGTCACTTCGGTGTCGTTTACCAGCAAAGTAGTACCTGCATCGAGGTCAGTCAGTGCCACACCCAGGTTGTCTGTATCGTTGATGGTTATTGCCTGATTCATGCTTTTGCAGTTAAAAAGTCTCCGATGGTCGCTCCGTCGTTGAGCATTTGTAGTTGGCTGGTCATCAATTCTCTCAATCCTTCGATTTCGTTTAGATCCTGATCCCAATAGTCGGCTTTCGCCAAAATGGTTTTTATCATCTCTTCGGCATTGAGATTGGTCGATTTGAGGCTGTTGAAGAAAATTTTCACCTCTTCGTTGTCCTGTATTTCAAAATCGCTCAAATACAATTTGATCAGATGGGTAAATGCCAGCACAAGGCCTTCCGGCAATACTTGATTGGCATTCAAACTATCTAACAGAGAAGGAAGGACCCTCACCTTATACTTCGAAATCGAATTCAAAGCGATGGATTTGAGCTCATGTCTGATGTATGGATTTTTAAACCGCTCCAATACCTCTTCGGCATAGGCCTCTAATTCATCTTTTGGCAAATTGATCGTAGGGGAGATCTCCTCGAAAATGATCTGACGAACAAACTGCCCAACTGTTTCATCTTCTACCGTTTCCTTCACAGTTTCCAAACCATTCCATAATCCTACAGGTACCATCGAAGTATGTGCACCGTTCAATATTCGAACTTTTCTTACTCTGTATGGCGTCAGGTCATCGGTGTAAATCACGTTGAGTCCTGCTTTGTCCGCAGGAAAGGCCGCCTGAATTTCTTTGCTGCCTTCAATTACCCATAAGTGAAATATCTCTGAGGAAACGATCAGATTGTCTTCATAGCCAACCGCTTTCTGTATCTCCGCTACTTCGTCTTTCGGGTAACCAGGTACTATTCTGTCCACCAAGGTATTGGCGAAGTAGTTGTGCAATTCCACCCATTCGGTAAATGCTTCGGGTAGATTCCAAAGTTTAGCATAACTGAGGATGGCGGCTTTTAGTTTCTCACCATTTTTGTCAATCAACTCCACCGGAATAAACTTCAAACCTTTGTTTGCATCACCGCCGAACTGCTGAAATCGCTGCCATAAGAGTTGGGTTGCCTTTCCTGGAAAGGTGTTGGCCAAAGCCCCTTTTTCAGGGAAATCATCCGCTTTGAATACAATTCCAGCTTCGGTAGTGTTTGATATCACTAATTCCAGTTCGCTCGACAAAATCACTTGGTCATAGCTCGCTCGGTCTTCAAAAGGGTTGATTGATTGTTGGATACAGGAGATCAGACAAGTTTCGCTCGTAGCTTGTCCGTTTTGCAGTCCTCTGTATATGTGGTGGTACAAACTGTCTTGTTTTCTGAGCATATCGGTCATGCCTTGAGCGATAGGCTGTACCACGGCCACACCACAATTGTAGTCATGCGACTGGTTCATCAGATCGATCATCCAGTCGGCAAATGCACGGAGGAAGTTGCCCTCTCCAAACTGTAGCACTTTGATGGGAAGGGGGTTGGTAGATGCTGTATTTCTATTTAATGCTTGCATAATTTCTTATTCAAATAACTGTGGTAAAAATAAACTGAGCTGTGGGATATAGGTCACCAAAAACAACACGATGATCATGGCGATAAACAAAGGAACTAATGGCTTGATCACTTTTTCCAGTGAAATACCAGCCACACCAATGCCCACAAACAAAACCGACCCGACAGGCGGTGTACACAATCCGATACACAAGTTCATCACCATAATGATTCCGAAATGAACCGGATCGATACCGATGGATGTCACAACAGGTAGGAATATCGGAGTAAAAATCAATACCGCTGGTGTCATATCCATGAAAATGCCTACACACAACAATAGTATATTGATCAACAACAAGATGATGATCGGATTGTCCGAGATGCTTAACAGTCCAGCAGTCACCGCCTGAGGAATGTCGGCGTAAGCCATCACCCACGACATGCTCATGGAGCAGGCAATCAGCAGCGCTACGACCGCAGTAGTGCCCACCGAACTGACGGCAATACTTCTTATTTTTTCGAACGTAAGTTCTTTGTAAATCAACGCCAAAAGGAAGGTGTACAACACGGCAATTCCCGATGCCTCGGTGGCTGTAAATATCCCTACCACGATGCCACCAATCACTACCACGAGCATCATCAAGCTTGGGAAAGCATGAATGAATGTGGATAGCAAAGTTTTTATTGTTGACTTTTCCCCTCGTGGGTAATTTTTGATTTTGGCATAGACGAAGGCTACCAGCATGAGTGCGAAACCCATCAGAATACCCGGTATGTACCCGGCCAAAAACAAGGCAGCAATAGAAACACCACCACTGGCCAGAGAGTACACAATCAGAATATTGGAAGGGGGAATGACCAAGCCTGTAGTAGATGAAGCGATATTGACCGCCGCGCTGTACGACTTTTCATAGCCTTCTTTTTCCATGCGTGGGCCTAAGGTACCGCCTATAGCCGATACCGCCGCCATGGCCGAACCTGATATCGCACCAAACAGCATCGCGCCAATGATATTGACATATGCCAATCCTCCAGGAAACGAGCCGACCAGCGCTTTCGCGAAAGCGATCAAGCGATGGGCAATGCCTCCTTGATTCATGATTTGTCCGGCTAGGATAAAAAATGGAATGGCCAGTAAAGAAAAACTGTCTAGTCCCGTAGCCATACGCTGGGCGATGGTGGTGTAGGCAGGCATCTGATCAATATTGACCAAAATGGTCAGCATAGAAGCTAGCCCCACGCTATAGGCCACCGGCACGCCTACCACGAGGAAAAACAAAAAACTGATCACCAATGTATATACCTCAAGATGCTCCATGACTACTTTTTAACTGGTTGAAAAAATCTGAAAGGGCGTAATAGCAAATCAATAGGCCGCTCAAGGGCAAGGCCATATACACATAGCCCAAGGACAATTGCATGGCGGATGAAGTCTGTCCCAGCTGGAATGAAATCACAACTAGTCGCGTACCGCCGATGATTAATGTGAAGATCGAAAAGACACAAATCACCAATCGGATGGCCATTTGCTGATATTGCTTTTGTTTAGCAGTGAGCTTTCTTTCGAGCAATTCAATGGCCACGTGCATGCCTTTGCCTGAGGCATAAGCCGCACCGAGCAGACCCACCCAGATCAGCAAGTATCGGGACAGCTCGTCTGTAAATGCACTTGGGTCATTCAATACATATCTGGAGGCCACTTGCCACAAGACATTGATCACCATAAGTCCTAATAGCAAGCTCAGGCTCGTTTCTAATATTTTGTCCAACTTATCTCTCATCTGCTAATGTGATTGGATTACTTTCAATTTTCTTGATTTCCTGAATGAGCTGATACAGCTCAGGATCTTTTTCATATTGCGCGTATAGCGGTGCTACTTTTTCCTGAAAAGGAGACTTCTTAGGATAATAGACAGTGACACCAGCCGCCTTTACTTTCGCTAAGCTTTCTGCAACAGACGCTGCCCATACTTGCTTTTGATAGTGGACGGCACGGTCGGCAGCTTCTTGTAGCCATGTTTTCTGCTGCTCATCCAAGCTATTCCACAAATAGGTGCTTACAATGAGTACATCCGGTATCGTGGTGTGCTCGTCGATTGAATAGTGCTTGCAGATCTCGTAATGCCGCGAAGTGTAGAAACTCGGCGGATTGTTCTCGGCAGCATCTACCACACCTTGCTGCAAGGCCGTGTACAGTTCCCCAAAGGAAACGGGCGTAGGCGTGCCGCCCAGCGTACTGACCATATCGAAGGCCGACTGGCTGTTCATCACCCGAATTTTTAATCCAGCTAAGTCTAGCGGAGATTCTATTGGAGCGTCTTTTGAGTAAAAACTTCTGCTACCTGCATCGAAGAAGCACAGGCCGCGCAAGCGATAATCGCTACCTTTCATAAGTAGTTTTTTACCAATAGGCCCTTGCAAGACCTGCGCAGTATGTGCAGAATCTTTGAATAAATAGGGCAGTGTCAATACCTTGATCTCTGGTACAAAATTCTCCAATGCTCCTGCGGAAACTTTGGTCATATCCAAGCTGCCTATTTGGAGTAGTTCCAATAGGTCTCTTTCTTTTCCTAACTGGCCATTGGCATAAATATCCATGGTGAGTTGCCCCTCAGAGATTTCATCCAATAACCTGGCCATCTCCACCATACCAATATGGACGGGGTGTGTTTCGTTGAGCTCGTGCGCAAGCTTTAGCACACGCACCTCTTTCTTGCCAGAGCAAGAAAGAAGGCATATACTATTCACTAACAAAACAAAACCTATCAATTTTAATTTCATCGGCTACTGGTTGTGTTCAAATTCGAAATACTTCTTGGCATTGTAATAGCAGATGTCTTCTACCATACCGCCAAGCAAATCCATGTCGTGAGGCAGTTCGCCATTCACCACATCCGTACCGATCAGATTGCATAGTATCCTTCTGAAGTATTCATGTCTTGGGAAAGACAAGAAACTCCTGGAATCCGTAAGCATGCCCACAAATCGACTGAACAGTCCCATATTGGATAGGGAGTTCATTTGCGCTTCCATCCCAATTTTCTGATCCAAAAACCACCATCCCGTACCGAATTGAAATTTGCCTACTGTTTTTCCGTCGTTGAAATTGCCAGTCATGGTGGCAAAGAGATCATTGTCTCTTGGATTCAGGTTGTAAATGATGGTTTTGGCCAACTGATCGGTGTTATCCAGATTGTTGAAAAATTTGGACATGCGCTCCGCCTGACTAAAGTCGCCCATAGAATCGTAACCCGTGTCTGGGCCGAGTTCTCTTAGGCCTCGGTCATTGTTGTTTCGTAGCGCACCCAGGTGAAACTGCTGTACCCATCCTTTGGCATGATACATTTTGCACAAGGCGGTCAATACGTAGCCTTGCAGGTTTTCTATGGTTTCCAATGCCAATTGCTTTCCAGCTAATACAGATTGGAAATGTTGATCCAATCCGGTAGCCTTGGGGTTGAAAGCAGGAATTTGGTTGAAGCCTAAATCAGACACTCTACAGCCATTGGTATGGAAATAATCCACTCTTTGCTGCAATGCCTCTAATAGCGTGTCTAAGCTGTTGATGGCAACACCTGATACCTCAGCCAATTGCTGTAAGTACGTCAAATAAGCTTTTGATCCATCCATGCCCAAGGCCTTGTCTGGTCTGAAGCTTGGATACACTTTCGGTGCTTTGATTTGCTCTTTGATGGCCTGGTGATGTGCTAAATTGTCTACGGGATCATCAGTAGTACAGAGCGTCTCTACATTCATCTGCAGTAAAAGCCCAATACAAGAATGTGAATCTTTTTTCAACAGAGCTGCCGTTTCAGAATATATCTCTGCAGCAGTTTCAGGCGAAAGCAATTCATCTATCCCGAAGTACCTTCTTAACTCTAAATGCGTCCAATGGTAGAGTGGATTCCTTAAAGTATAAGGAACCGTCTGAGCCCACTTCTGGAATTTCTCTTCGTCGGTGCCGTTACCAGTCACATATTTTTCATTGATGCCATTGGCTCGCATAGCTCTCCATTTGTAATGGTCTCCATATAGCCATGCATCTGTGATGTTGGCAAACTGATAATTGGAAGCCATAGCTTCTGGTGACAAGTGATTGTGATAATCTATAATAGGCATCTTCGCTGCATGATTATGATACAGCTCTTCCGCCACTGAATTACTTAGTAAAAAGTCTTGATCTAAAAATTTCTTCATTTTGTTCTTATATGTAAGCGCCTAAGACAAGCATTACTCATTTATCCCATGCATGATTAAGGGACTTCAAGGTTAGCGGGAAATAGCCTGGACTACTATTCACCTTTTACCATTCTCTATTCAGTAATTTTTAGAATTGAATCAACGAGAAATGGATAGCAGCATTTTCTATATAACATCTAGTCATGAAAAATGTACTGCTGAAGGCCCTTATTGTATATCTGCAACGTGGTATTTGGGAGTAAACGGGCGTCAATTTTCTCTCAATTTATGTGTATTTTTACGAATCTTATTTGAAATAATGCCGCCTGCTGGATAAAGAAAACCGTCCTTACCTTCTCTAAACAACGATTTTCCAACCTTCCCAAAAAATGCTAGGCATATGTTAAGTATTGAATATTGAATCGCTGATCATCTGTTCAAATTTGAATATTCCGAATTGTATCTGGCCAGTCCTTTAGATACGAAGAGGAGCTTAACATAAGTCAAACTAAATAAGATGATATGTATACAAAACTACAATCTCACTCTTCTAAGATGAAGAGGAAAATTTATCTGGGCCTCATGGCTGTTCTGTTATCTACAGCAGCAGTTGCTCAGAGTACAGTCTCCGGTACGGTGACTGACCCATCCGGTGCCACACTACCGGGTGCTGCTGTAATAGCAGAAGGAACTACCGCAGGATCCGTGACGGATCTGGATGGTAAGTATTCAGTGAGTGTTCCAGAAGGAGCAACTCGATTAAAATTCAGTTTTATTGGTTATGCTACACAGACTGTAGAGATCGGTAGTAGAAGTACGATCGATGTCGTACTTCAAGAAGATGCCGAAACTTTGAGCGAAGTGGTCGTGATTGGTTATGGTACGCAGAAGAAAACGGACTTGACAGGTGCGATCGTGGGTGTGGACTCACAAACAATTACAGAGCGTGGTACCACTAGCCCTATGCAGTCATTGCAAGGATCTGTAGCGGGTATCACAGTGACCAACTCTTCAGGACGACTTGGAGATGATTTCAATGTAAATATTAGAGGTTCTAATACTTTGGTAAAAGAAGGTGACTCACCAGAGCCTCCTTTGTTTGTGGTGAATGGAGCCGTAGTTGATAATATAGACTTCTTAAACCCTCAGGATATAGCAAGTATAGATATCTTGAAAGATGCTGCTTCTGCTGCGATATATGGATCAAGAGGTTCTCAAGGCGTAATAATTATTCAAACTAAAGGTGGAGTGCATGTACCATCAGGTACTACTTTCTCTGTAGAGTCTTTTTATGGTTTTAAAGAAGCAGCTAGACTTCCTGAAATGATGGACTATGCCACGTGGAGAGAATACCATATGGGTGCATATTTGGCAACTACTGCGGATTATGATCAATTGACTCCAGATGAGTACTACGACAAAGTAGTTTCAGCAGGATCTAATCAGGTATTGAGAAATAGATTCGAAAGCTTAGATGGATTCGATTGGTATGATGCCGTTTTGAAGTCTGGCATGCAAGCCAACAATTACGTTTCGATGAATCATAGAGATGGCGGTTCTTCATACTCTATGGGTCTTGGTTACCAAACAGAAACCGGTAACATCGAAAATGAGTCTTTAGACAAATACACGTTTAGAGCGAGCATCGATCAGGAGTTGAGCAAAAAGTTTAAGACAGGTGCGAGCTTTTCAGCTACTTTGACCAACAATGAAAGAGGTAATGCCAATGCCATGCAGGATGCATTTCGATTGAACCCTTTTTTGACACCTTGGAATATTGATACCAATTTAGAGGAGATTGAAGGCGAGCTTTTTCCCAATCCTGGAAAATTATTAGATCCAAACGATCCTTCAGGTGGGACTTACGCTATCAACAAAACAAGTACCTACAATCCACTACTAGAGATCGCCAATGCCACGGACGAAACGAGACAGTGGAATGTGCTAGGAAATATCTACTTGCAATACCAGATCGCAGACTGGATCAAAGT
The sequence above is drawn from the Reichenbachiella sp. genome and encodes:
- a CDS encoding altronate dehydratase family protein; the encoded protein is MNQAITINDTDNLGVALTDLDAGTTLLVNDTEVTLQQSIQAKHKFALHDFAKGEEMYMYGLVVGTAKHDIKQGQAITVENTAHKATEFSGKTNGAFQWTAPDVSKFTNRTFNGYHRADGQVGTDNVWLVFPLVFCENRNILTIKKAFEKALGYEQSNAYSDFASSLVNQYTSGASFDEIKLASSNGQAKNHVFENVKIKFITHQAGCGGTREDSDTLCRLLAGYLKNPNVAGATVLSLGCQNAQVSTLQSAIADASGTLTKPLLIFDQQEMGKETDLIEGAIKETFKGLIEANKIERQPAPLSKLTIGLECGGSDGFSGISANPTLGHVSDMITALGGKAILSEFPELCGVEQELINRTNNPAHAEKFIKLMRAYAKAAEDVGSGFDMNPSPGNIKDGLITDAMKSAGAAKKGGTSPVVDVLDYTEYANEPGLSLLCTPGNDVESTTGLVGSGANVVLFTTGLGTPTGNPIAPILKVSSNSKLAERMPDIIDINTGEVIEGKKSIPEMGEEMLDQVIKIASGEIQSKAVLMNQEDFIPWKRGVSL
- a CDS encoding tagaturonate reductase, yielding MQALNRNTASTNPLPIKVLQFGEGNFLRAFADWMIDLMNQSHDYNCGVAVVQPIAQGMTDMLRKQDSLYHHIYRGLQNGQATSETCLISCIQQSINPFEDRASYDQVILSSELELVISNTTEAGIVFKADDFPEKGALANTFPGKATQLLWQRFQQFGGDANKGLKFIPVELIDKNGEKLKAAILSYAKLWNLPEAFTEWVELHNYFANTLVDRIVPGYPKDEVAEIQKAVGYEDNLIVSSEIFHLWVIEGSKEIQAAFPADKAGLNVIYTDDLTPYRVRKVRILNGAHTSMVPVGLWNGLETVKETVEDETVGQFVRQIIFEEISPTINLPKDELEAYAEEVLERFKNPYIRHELKSIALNSISKYKVRVLPSLLDSLNANQVLPEGLVLAFTHLIKLYLSDFEIQDNEEVKIFFNSLKSTNLNAEEMIKTILAKADYWDQDLNEIEGLRELMTSQLQMLNDGATIGDFLTAKA
- a CDS encoding TRAP transporter large permease, coding for MEHLEVYTLVISFLFFLVVGVPVAYSVGLASMLTILVNIDQMPAYTTIAQRMATGLDSFSLLAIPFFILAGQIMNQGGIAHRLIAFAKALVGSFPGGLAYVNIIGAMLFGAISGSAMAAVSAIGGTLGPRMEKEGYEKSYSAAVNIASSTTGLVIPPSNILIVYSLASGGVSIAALFLAGYIPGILMGFALMLVAFVYAKIKNYPRGEKSTIKTLLSTFIHAFPSLMMLVVVIGGIVVGIFTATEASGIAVLYTFLLALIYKELTFEKIRSIAVSSVGTTAVVALLIACSMSMSWVMAYADIPQAVTAGLLSISDNPIIILLLINILLLCVGIFMDMTPAVLIFTPIFLPVVTSIGIDPVHFGIIMVMNLCIGLCTPPVGSVLFVGIGVAGISLEKVIKPLVPLFIAMIIVLFLVTYIPQLSLFLPQLFE
- a CDS encoding TRAP transporter small permease, with product MRDKLDKILETSLSLLLGLMVINVLWQVASRYVLNDPSAFTDELSRYLLIWVGLLGAAYASGKGMHVAIELLERKLTAKQKQYQQMAIRLVICVFSIFTLIIGGTRLVVISFQLGQTSSAMQLSLGYVYMALPLSGLLICYYALSDFFNQLKSSHGAS
- a CDS encoding TRAP transporter substrate-binding protein, producing the protein MKLKLIGFVLLVNSICLLSCSGKKEVRVLKLAHELNETHPVHIGMVEMARLLDEISEGQLTMDIYANGQLGKERDLLELLQIGSLDMTKVSAGALENFVPEIKVLTLPYLFKDSAHTAQVLQGPIGKKLLMKGSDYRLRGLCFFDAGSRSFYSKDAPIESPLDLAGLKIRVMNSQSAFDMVSTLGGTPTPVSFGELYTALQQGVVDAAENNPPSFYTSRHYEICKHYSIDEHTTIPDVLIVSTYLWNSLDEQQKTWLQEAADRAVHYQKQVWAASVAESLAKVKAAGVTVYYPKKSPFQEKVAPLYAQYEKDPELYQLIQEIKKIESNPITLADER
- the uxaC gene encoding glucuronate isomerase, whose product is MKKFLDQDFLLSNSVAEELYHNHAAKMPIIDYHNHLSPEAMASNYQFANITDAWLYGDHYKWRAMRANGINEKYVTGNGTDEEKFQKWAQTVPYTLRNPLYHWTHLELRRYFGIDELLSPETAAEIYSETAALLKKDSHSCIGLLLQMNVETLCTTDDPVDNLAHHQAIKEQIKAPKVYPSFRPDKALGMDGSKAYLTYLQQLAEVSGVAINSLDTLLEALQQRVDYFHTNGCRVSDLGFNQIPAFNPKATGLDQHFQSVLAGKQLALETIENLQGYVLTALCKMYHAKGWVQQFHLGALRNNNDRGLRELGPDTGYDSMGDFSQAERMSKFFNNLDNTDQLAKTIIYNLNPRDNDLFATMTGNFNDGKTVGKFQFGTGWWFLDQKIGMEAQMNSLSNMGLFSRFVGMLTDSRSFLSFPRHEYFRRILCNLIGTDVVNGELPHDMDLLGGMVEDICYYNAKKYFEFEHNQ